The DNA window CTTGATTTCCCGGCAACAGGTGACTGGGTGCGTGTACAGTATTTCGATGATGATTCCTTTGCCGTCATCCACGAAATACTGCCCAGAAAATCGCTCCTGAAACGGAAAATGGCCGGTAAAAAAATCGATTATCAGCTGATAGCCTCCAATATCGATACCGCGTTCATTGTCCAAACGAACGATTTCGATTTCAACATACCGAGACTCGAGCGCTATCTGACCATGGTGCATGAAAGTGACATTAAACCGGTTATCGTGCTCAGTAAACGTGATTTGATCTCCCCGGAACAACTGGAAAGAAATATAGCGGCGATCAGAAGCATGAATCATGACTATGAAATATTCGCTTTCAGCAACAAGACCGGTGAAGGCCTGAACGAGCTTAAGGGCTCTATCAGGGCCGGTGAAACATATTGCCTTCTCGGATCGTCCGGTGTCGGGAAAACGACGCTGATCAACAGCATTATCGGCCAGGATGTCTATGCAACGAGCGAAGTCAGTAAAAAGGACGGGAAAGGCAGGCATATAACCTCGCGCCGTCAGCTGATAGTTCTTGACCGGGGCGGGATGATCATCGATACACCCGGAATGAGGGAGCTCGGTAATTTCGGAGTCGATACGGGAATTAATGAAACGTTCGGCGATATTGTCGCCCTGACGGAAACATGCCGTTTCAAGAATTGCACACACATCAGCGAACCCGGATGTTCGGTTCTGGAGGCGGTTGAAAAAGGAGAATTGAGCGCGAAACGGTATCAGAATTATATGAAATTACGTAAAGAGTCGGAATATTATGAGATGTCATATCTCGATAAACGGAAGAAAGACAAAAAGTTCGGGAAATTCTGTAAGGATGCGCTGAAAAACCTGAAAAAGGCGAGAAGTCTGGACTACTGAGTATGATGGCGGGCACTATGAAGATATGTGAAAAAGACCATGACCGGTGAACGAGAGTTGTCGAGGCTCCTTGCGGCTATGAAGCCGGAGCTTCGCGATGGTGAGTTCGTATTCTGCGCTGTCACGCCCGAGGCACTCGAAGAACTGTGCATCGAGCCTGTCGGATGGTTTCGCGAGCGTGAGGGGATTACCCTGATCGTTGAAAGAAACGCCGCGGACAGCGCAGGTCTGAAATACGGATGCGTGATGAGAATGATCACCCTTACGGTACATTCAGTCCTGGAGGCTGTCGGATTTCTTGCCGCGATAACGAAAAGGCTGGCCGAGGCCGGAATCAGTGTGAATCCGGTTTCGGCCTTCTATCATGATCACCTGTTCGTGCCGTCCGAAAAAGCCCCGGCAGCGCTGAAGATGCTCGACGAGCTCATGAGCGGCGCCGGACAGCCTGAGGATAAGCCAGTCACCTGACCGGCCGTATCGTTATCGGATGCCGCGCCTGACCATGAGGTTTTTCTGCCTGGTTTTTCGGCGGCCCCGTGGTCTTCCGGGCATCGCGGGAACGATGGACGATGATGACTTCCGTTCGAGGAGTGCAGCTATGGAGGCGGAGTGGAAGGGATGGTCTATGACTGCGGTCAACGGGCACTTGGTCAGTTTCTCGATCTCACGAAGCAATTTTATTTCCTCGGCATTACAGAATGACAGTGCTATACCGGCAGCTCCGGCGCGGGCAGTCCGCCCGATCCTGTGTACATAGCTTTCCGGATCCTCCGGCATTTCGTAGTTGATAACATGCGAGATTCCCTCCACATCGATCCCCCGCGAGACAATATCGGTCGCGACGAGCACCTTGATTTTGCCGTGATCGAACGCCGAAAGCGCGCGTTGACGGGCGTTCTGGCTCTTGTTCGAGTGGATGGCATCGGCTGAGATACCGTGGTTCATGAGCTGACGCATGAGATGATCGGCCCGGTGTTTTGTGCGGGCGAAAACCAGAGCTCTGCTGACATTCTTGTCTTTCAGAATGCCGGCGAGGAGTTCGCGTTTATTCATCTGCTCGACGAAGAGGACCTTCTGCTCGATGTTTACGGATACGGAAGCGGCAGGGGAAACCTCCACTTTCGACGGATTCCGGAGCATGTCGGAGGCGAGGTTGGCAATCTCCCCCGTCAATGTAGCCGAGAAAAACAACGTCTGCCGGTCCCTGGGAAGTTCGGACACGATTTTCCGGACATCGTTGATAAATCCCATGTCCAGCATACGGTCCGCCTCATCGAGGACGAGCATTTTAATCCGGTCGAGACGGATATATCCCTGATTGTGCAGATCGAGCAGCCGTCCCGGAGTCGCGACAAGAATGTCGGGATTTTTCCGGAGAGCCCTGATCTGTGAAGCCGCAGGCACTCCCCCGAGGACCACGGTCGTTCGCAGCTTGAGGTAACGGCCATAGGTACGGAGACTCTCCTCGATCTGCAGCGCGAGCTCACGGGTGGGGGTAAGAATTAAAGCACGGATGTGCCTGGAACCGCCCGGCTCCTGCTCATGCAGTATCTGCAGCATCGGGAGGGCAAACGCCGCTGTTTTTCCGGTGCCGGTCTGCGCGGTGGCGAGAAGGTCATTGCCCGCAAGCACCTCCGGAATGGCCGCCTGCTGAACGGGTGTCGGATTTTGATACCCCTGCTCCGATAACGCGCGGAGAATGGGTTCATTGAGTGAAAGATTTTTGAAATGATCGGAATGCATAATGCTCCTGTCTTGTTGCCCGAGATAAACGGCGGTGAAGTCTCGTATGTGCACTCAAGATGGGGCATGATGCCGAGAAGTAACGCAGAAAATCATCGGAAGGTTACCGAAAAACGTGGATTAACGGGGGATAATATAACAGGAAGTTCACCATTATGCAAGAGAAATAAAAAAGACGGCCGTTTTCAGCGGCATGGCAATATTAAATCTGCCCGGGAAAAGATGAAAAATGACGCTTGATTTATTATTGAATGGGTAAGTATTATTTATGGTATACTATAATAGTGTCGGTTGATTTTTTAAGTAGCCCCCTTTCTGTCACTTCGTGACATTCTTCCCCCTCAAGGGGGCAGGACATAACTGCAAGCGCCATAATATGTTGCCCCCTCCGGGGGAAACAGGCGCGTAAGCGCCGAAGGGGGCTGTTGTAAAGAATAAGAGACAGTGTATCGAAAATTGTGGAGATTCATTTAAAAACCATAGCGTTTTCAATACATTATGACGTTTGATATGAAACATAACCGGGCGCTATTGGTACACTATATATAAATACTCAAGGGGTAATCGGTAAAATTTAGAAAACAGCACCCTATAGGCCTGTATATCGTCGATTTTTTCTGCCCTGAACGGGCGCTCATAATCGAAATAGATGGAGACTCTCGTTTTACTAATGATGCTTTAAAAATCTTGTGATAAAGTCTGTATGTGTGGATATAAGCTGTCAAGGGTCGGCATTCAGTGCCGATCCCCGATTAATGATTCGGGGACAAGCTTACATGCCCTTGACAGCACCGAAACAATACATTTCATTATCGGGCTCGTGAAAAATATACTTTTTCACAGCCCTCTTAATATAGGAGGGAAATTCATGGTACGTGCGCACCTGGATCATATCGTCATAGCCGCGGAGACGCTTGAACAGGGTGTAGAGTATGTCGGAGGGATTCTGGGAGTCGAGCCTTACGGCGGCGGAAAACATGTCGCCCAGGGCACGCACAATAAGGTGCTCAGGCTCGATGACAAGCGTTATCTGGAAGTGATAGCGATCGATCCCGAGGGACGGAAACCGGATTTTCCGCGTTGGTTCGATCTTGATTCCGCGCGCCTCCGGAGCGAGCTGAAAATAAAACCCCGTCTCATAACATGGGTGGCGCGGACGGACGATATCGACGGGCTGCTCGGTCAGTGTCCGCTTTCGCTCGGGTCGGTCAGGCCCATGAGCAGGGGGCAGCTCAACTGGAAGATAACCTGCACTAAAGACGGGTCGATGCCCGGCGGCGGAGTCATCCCGCCCATAATTCAATGGGACACGCCGATCCATCCGACCGCAAATATGAACGATTCGGGATGCTCTTTAATCAGGCTTGAGGGATTCCATACGGATACTGAATATATTACAAAGATTTTACAGTCTCTCGGGCTCGAAAACGATATAACCATCAACCGGGTAAGCACCACAAACGGTATCGGCATGAGGGCACATATTGAAACCCCGGGCGGAATCAAGGTTTTATAGTGCGTTTCTGCCCGCTTCATGAATCCCGGATAGCGGCATACCGGGCTGGATAATCACTAATCACAGGGGGTGTATATGAACTGGACAGAATTGCTGAAAGTCGAGACCGAGCACAATTACAAGGTCGCCGAGGGGCTTCTCGATCTGGTCGATAACGACAGGCTTGACTGGAAACCCTCGACCGGAAGCAACTGGATGACCACCGGCCAGCTGATCTTCCACATTGTCAGTGCATGCGGCGCAGGGTTCAAGGGATTCGTTACCGGAGACTGGGGTTTTCAGCCGGGAACCGATGCAGACGCTATTCCTCCCGAGGAGATGCTGTTGCCCGCCGAAAAGCTTCCGAAAATCGGCAGCATTGCCGAGGCGAAAAAACTTCTTCGTGAGGACAGGCTCCTTGCGCTTGACATGCTCGGTAAATGTTCGGAAAAGGATTTAGCCGAAAAAATCGCTCCGGCGCCCTGGGATCAGGAAAAGACAGTCCTCGGACACCGTCTCCTCCAGATGGTCGAACATCTCGGTTCCCACAAAAGCCAGCTATTCTACTATCTGAAGCTCCAGGGCAAGCCTGTTCACACCGGTCACCTGTGGGGTATGTAGATATTGCTCCGGCGGATAAATAATAATACCAATAGCTTGAATAGATGCCGAAACAAGTTCGGCATGACGTCATCCGATGTCACTGTTTATTCGCCGAAGCGATAATTCAACCGGAGTATTCATAGAACACGGATTCACAAGGACTTACATGAATTGGGAGGATTAACGAATGGCTCGAGCACGGTCAGGACGTCTTGTGATTCTTTCCGGCCCGTCATGCGTCGGGAAAAGCCCGCTGTACAAGGCCCTCGTCAGATTTCACCCGGAGCTGACAGAAGCTCTCCGGCCCCTTGTCCTCTACAACAGCCGTGCTCCGCGGCCCGGCGAACGGGACGGCGTGGATTACTACTTCCGCACCCGCGGGCAGGTGGAAGCCCTCAAAGAAAAGGAACAGTTCGTTGTCATCGATGTCCGGGGCGATCTTCAGGCGCTTGACCTGCAGGAACTGACCGGGCAGCTCGGAAACGGTGATGTGCTCTTCGAGGGGAACCCGTTTGTGGGGCGAACGCTTCAGACACATCCGCAGCTGGCGAACATAGCGAAATCAGGTGTTTTCATGTCTCCGCTGTCACGGGAGGAGATCGTGTTTCTGAAAGCACCGGAGCGCAATGTCTCGCTTTCCGGGCTTATCACCGATGTCATGAGGCGGAAGTTACTCCGCAGGACACGGCGGCAGAAGGGCGAGCTTTCCCTCGGGGATCTCGAAAACATCGAAAAACGCGCATCGAGCGCATATGGCGAGCTGAAGGAAGCCCGCTACTTCGAATATGTGATTCCGAACCATGACGGCGAGGACAGCGAGAACTGGGACGCGTTCTATTACCCGCTGGGGGATGCACGGAAAGCTCTCCTGGCGTTTGTTTCGCTTCTCGAGGGAACTGAGCCGGCCTGTGCCGAGCGGTGGGAACATGACCTGATTCCGTAGCGTTTTTTTTCTGTGGAGCCGGTTATGATACGGGTGTTTGCAGGTGAGAAGTCCCCTGAAAGTATAGATAAAATCAGTGCTAATCATGGAACTTGATTTACCCGAAAAGTATTACTATACTTGAATAATTATCTTTAACAGTCGATTATACCTGTTTTTCAGGAGATACGTGAATGTCAGTCCAATCCCCGAATGGCAAACCGCGCAAAGACCGTACAAAAGCCGCGATGGGAAATCCCCGGACACCCGACCGGGAATTAAGTCTGTTCCGGGAACTTTTGGAAATCGTTTGCAAAAACCGTTTACCTGGCGAAACCTACCCGTTGTTACTCGCAGAAATCTCATCTTTCACCGGTTTTCCCATATGTTTCATCGAGTTGTATGACGAAAAGAAGCAGGTCATGACATTTGAGGCTGTGTATGGGATCGATTCATACACCGGAACGGAAGCATACAAGATACCGCTCGATAAAACCCTGTCGGGCGAGGCTGTCCGCACAGGTAAACCGGTGGTAGGCACCCGGGGGGAAGGGACTGCCTGGTACGCTTCTAATTTGTATAAAAATATCGATATTAAAACGCACATCTGCTTTCCTTTATTGACCGATAATCATGTTACACGCGTTCTCCACCTCGCTCACTGTGAAACCGTTGAATATGACAGCCGGTTTTTCGAATGGTTCCGGACTGTAGCTGAATGTATCGGGCTTATAACAGACCATGTCAAGATGGTGGAACGGTCAAGGGAAGATCGGGAAAAGCTGAGTAGTTTTATTGAAAACTCGCAGTTCGGTATTTTCAGAAGCTCGCTTGATGGCCGTATTTTGTATGCAAATAAAGCTATCACCAGTATTTTCGGTTATTCTGCCGAGGAGGCATTGAAAATCACCGATTCTGGTCACCAGTTATTCATTGCTCCCGAACGCCGCGCTGAAATTATAAACGCTATAATCCACAATACCGGAAAGACAACGTTTGAGACCGATTTCAGGAAAAAAGACGGCACCATTTTCACGGTGAATCTCCATATCACTCCTATTCGCGATACGGATGGGAATGTGCTTTATCTGGAGGGTTTTGTCGAGGACATCGGTGAACGGAAAAAAGCCGAGAGGGCTCTTCAGGAAAGCGAAAAAAAGTACCGCCTTCTCTTCAGCGAGATGATCAATGGCTTTGCCCTCTGTGAGATTATAATCGGGCCTGATGGCAAACCCTGTGATTTCCGCTACCTCGATGTCAATCCCGGTTACGAGCGCCAGATGGGGCTCGAGAGGGGCAAGGTTGTCGGCAAAACGGGGTCGGAGTTATTTCCGAACAACGACCCTTTCTGGCTCGATGTATACAGCAGGGTTGCATTGACCGGTCAGCCGATGAGCTTCGAACGGTATGGGAAAATTGCGGACAAATACTTTGAAGTCAATGCATTCTGCCCGGAAAAGGGAAAATTTGCCATTACCTTTACCGATATCACCGAACGGCATAAAGTGCAGGCAGCGCTCAGGGAGAGTGAGGAGAAGTACCGGAAACTCTATAACGGGATGGTCGTCGGTTTTTCGCTTTTGGATGTTATTCCTGGCCGCGAGGATAGTCATGACGGATATATTTTTATCGAGGTGAATCCCGGATTCGAGCGTTCGACGGGGATTGAAGCGAAAAATGTTGTTGGCAGAACAGCGGGAGAAGTTTTTCCGAAAGCACACCATGAATGGGTGGAACATTTCAAAAATGTCTTAGCGACGGGAATGTTGGAGCATTTCGAGATAATGGCCGAAAGCCTGAAAAGATTTTACGATGTGACCGCCTTCAAAATGGAAAACAGGCTCGCCGTGACCTTCAGCGATATATCGGAGCGGAAAATTGCGGAAGATGCGCTCAGGGAATCCGAAAGCCGGTATAGAATCCTGTTCGAGAGCGCCGGCGATGTGATCGTCATTCACGATTATGACGGCAGGATTCTGGATATCAACCGTATGGCAGGTGAAAAACTGGGATATGGTTATGATGATCTGATTTCCATGAGCGTATGGGATTTATCCGCCGAGGGGGAGCTGCGGTACGGCGGGCTGGAGGAACAGCTTATCTCGAAAGGATATGTCTTTTATGAGTGGGAGTGTATTCGTCAGGACGGAAAGGAAATATCCTTTGAGGTCAACGCCCGTCTGATAGAATTCAGGGGAATAAAGGCCGTGCTCGGAATAGCCCGCGATATTACACAGCGCAAGCTCCTTGAAAAACAGTATGTTCAGGCCCAGAAAATGGAAGTCATGGCCCGTCTTGCCGGGGGCGTGGCCCATGATTTCAATAATGTTCTCACCGCGATTTTAGGGTATGCGGATCTTGCCGCGCTTGAGCTCAGCGAGGAAAATCCGGCGTACGATGATATCAGCGAGATGAAAAAAACCGCGGAGCGCGCCATCAGCCTCACCCGGCAGCTCCTCGCGTTCTCACGGCACCAGATGATCGAGCCGAAAGTAATAAACGTTAATACGGTTATCAGTAACATGGACAGTATGCTCCGCCGTCTCATCGGGGAGGATGTCGAGCTTCTGACCATACCGAAACAGAACCTGTGGGCGGTGAAGATCGATCCCGGCCAGTTGGAACAGGTGCTGACCAATCTTGTCATCAACGCCCGTGATGCCATGACAAACGGCGGTACTGTGATAATCGAGACCGACAATATACTGCTCGATGGGGAGTATGCGAACACTCATGCGGAAGTTGTTCCCGGAGAGTATGTTCAGATAACGGTGAGCGATACCGGCATGGGTATGAACGAGGAAGTGATGAGCCAGATATTCGAGCCTTTTTATACGACAAAGGAGAAGGATAAAGGAACCGGCCTGGGGCTTTCAACCTGCTATGGAATCGTAAAACAGAATAAAGGTCATATCTTTGTATACAGCGAGGTCGGTCTCGGCTCGACCTTCAAGGTCTATTTACCGCGGGCCGAAGGTGTCCCTGAAAACGACGGGAATCTGAGCGATATGCATTTTCTGCCCGGAGGGAAAGAAACCATACTGATTGTGGAGGATGAATCTTCGGTCCGTAAAATGGTTGCCCGGATTCTGTCAGACCTCGGTTATACGATTATCGAGGCCTCGAACGGTGAAGAAGCGCTCGATGTTGCCGGACAGCACAGTCTGGAAAAGATCAATCTGCTTCTCACCGATGTTGTGATGCCGCAGATGGGAGGGATTGAGCTTTCCGAGAATATACGACGGTTGAATCCGTCCATGAAAATTCTGTTTGTTTCGGGATATACGGGCGACACCATGTTCCAGCGCCGTTTTTTCGAGGGGGACATTCAGTTTCTGCAGAAACCTTTCTCCGTGGATAAGCTCGCCACAAAAATCCGCGAGATACTCGATTCCTGACCTTGTGCCGTACGGATTCCCGCGAGGATTTTCCACGGATTGTCCCATGAACTGCCCCGGAGCATGGCGGTGAAGTATTGAAGATGACCCGCTCGCTGCCACCGACGTGCTGCGTGTCCCCTCTTTTAAAGAGTCGCTGTGGTATAAGGAAGAGAAGGGAAGTGGGTTACGGTGATACATGCGGTAACGGTCAAATTCGGGTACAAACACAAAAGATGAAGGAGAAGACCGCGATGGCACCAGATGTTAAGAAAATTCTGACCTTTGTCGGGCTGACCTACCTGTTCTGCTGGCTCCTTATCGGTGTATATGCAATATCCGGCGGTGAATGGGTCAGCGGGAAAACCGCTCCGGTTGCTTTGCTTTTTTCATGGATTCCAGGGCTGGTCGCCATCGGACTCCAGAAATACCTGTACAAGGACAGGGAGCCGGTCATGAGCAGGCTTTCCATACGGTTCCGGCCCAACCGCTGGTTTTTCGTGGCGGCGGCGATTCCTGCTGTTGCGGCGCTCGCCACCAACGAGGTTGGACTCATGCTGCCCTGGCACGAGTACTCTCCCGATATGGCCGGCTTTTACCGTATGCTGGAAAAAACCCTGTCTCCCGAGAAAATCGAGCAGGTGCGGATGTTTTATGACCGTCTGCCGTTCTCCGTATTCTGGTTTTCATTTGTCACCGGTATCGTCGGGGGAGTAACTATCAGCGCACTGTTTACCCTCGGCGAGGAAATCGGATGGCGGGGATTTGTTCAGAAACAGTTTTCGGCGCTGGGTTTCTGGAAATCATCGCTCCTCACCGGATTTCTCTGGGGCGTATGGTATGTGCCGACCGTGCTCATGGGCCAGTATTACGACGATCACCGCGGTTACGGTGCGGGTATGATGATCGTGTTCTGCCTTCTCCTCGCGCCGCTGCTCAATTATATCAGGCTCAAGTCAGGTTCCGTCGCCGCCGCCTCGATATTTCACGGGACATTGAAAAGCCTTGTGGCTGTTCCCATGATCATGGTCGAGGGCGGGAATGACCTGACCCTCGGATTTACCGGGCTTGCCGGATTCATCGTGCTCTTTGTCGCCAACCTGCTCGTTGCCGGGTTCGACCGGTTTGTTTCCGATCAGCCGGTGATTTTCCCCGTTGCCGAGGCTGCTGATGAGGTCGCGAATGAATCCGGAGAGGAGGAAGAAAAGACCTCATGACTGATTTCGGACATTGCGACAGCTTGTAATACCGGTTGTCATATAGTGCATGTTTTCACACAGATAAGATGAATAATTGGTTTTAACCGGAAACACATGAAAAGTACTCAACCATGTTAAAATACAGGACAGAATATATTAACCTCCGGTTCGGGCGGGAAATGCTGGTAACAAAATTCTCATAAAATGACTTTATTTCGTGCAAAATCTGTTGCCATTCAAGGTGTTGTTATATATATTGATTGCTCAAAGTGCCGTATAACAGGGTTTAATTCAGAAATATCCAATACTTAATCTATTATGCGCAGGTTTTCTTTTGATTTGTAGTTCCGCAAAAAAGCCTGTTGACGAATAATAGATTATTTTTCTATTTTGGCTGTTGTTGATTTTCTTTCATAAATTTATTATTCTTATAGAAATACAAAAAATATGATCAATGATTTAAAGTATAATATTGGAGGGGGTCATGGAGAAGATCAGGATTGCAATTACCGGAATCGGTAATTGCGCTAGTTCATTAATCCAGGGGATATCCTATTATAAAGACAAAAAGGAAGAGGATGTCACCGGATTAATGCACTGGAACCTCGGTGGCTATAAGCCCTGTGACATAGAGGTTGTCGCCGCCTTAGACATCGATAAAAGAAAAGTGGGAAAGGATGTGAACGAAGCGATTTTTTCGCTTCCCAACAACACAAAGGTATTCTGCGGGAATATCCCGAAAACCGGTGTCGCGGTGCAGATGGGCAGGGTGTTGGACGGTGTTTCCCCCCACATGCGGAATTATGACGATAAATATACGTTTGTAGTGAGCGACAAGAAAGAGCCTTCCAAAAAGGATGTAGTCAGGATACTGAAAGAGTCGAAAGCTGAGATGCTGCTCAATTATCTTCCGGTAGGATCGGAAGAAGCGGTGAAGTTTTATGCCGAATGCGCCCTCGAGGCGGAAATCGGATTTCAGAACAACATGCCGGTTTTTATTGCAAGCAATACCGAGTGGGCTGCAAAATTCAAGGCGAAAAATATACCCATTATTGGAGATGACATAAAGGCGCAGCTTGGCGCCACCATCACGCACCGTGTCCTTGCGGACCTGTTCAACAAACGCGGTGTGAAGCTCGACAGAACCTACCAGCTCAATACGGGCGGTAATACCGACTTTCTGAATATGCTCAATTCCGAACGGCTGAAATCGAAACGGGTGTCGAAAACCGAGGCGGTGCAGTCTGTGCTCGGAAAACGTCTCGATCCGGAGAACATACATATCGGCCCGAGCGATTTTGTTCCCTGGCAGAAGGATAACAAGGTGTGTTTCCTCAGAATGGAAGGCAGGCTTTTCGGCGATGTTCCCATGAACCTCGAGCTGAGGCTTTCGGTGGAGGATTCCCCGAATTCCGCCGGGGTGGGCATCGATGCGATCAGATGCCTCAAGCTTGCGCTCAACAGGGGCAAAGGCGGTGTGCTCTATTCGCCCTCGTCATTTTTCATGAAACACCCGCCAAAGCAGTATACCGATGAAGAAGCATACCGCATGACCGAGGATTTCATCGCCGGAAAACGTGAGGACTGACAGCGGTTTTTGTAGATAACCGGCGGATTCCTCAGGCTTGCTGATAAATTTTCTCCGTCATCAGGGCCGGAGTCAGGATACGAACCGGCAGGGATTGATTGGGGGCAGGATAGAGGTATTATACTGTAATCCCATTATACAGGGGTTGACCGAACATGAAAAATGACCACATCGAAAAGGTGAAGAAGAGGATCAATGAGCTTGTCGTTCAGTCTCCTTATCCTGAGGAGCCGTTTCATTCGATCAATACGCTCGAATGGCTTCTCAAACTCGCTCCCGATGCGGACATGGCTCTCCAGATAGCCGCGCTCGGCCACGATATCGAACGGTCGGTGGAGGGCAGAAAGGTGAAAGCCGCGAATTTCTCGACCTTCGATGAGTACATGGAGGCGCACGCCCTGAACAGCGCGGAGATTCTCACCGAAATCATGGAGGAATGCGGGGTCGATCAGGAATTGACCGAAGAGGTCGCTTTCCTGGTGAGCCGTCACGAGACCGGTGGAGGCGAACGTCTCGATTTTCTCGTGAACGCCGATGTGCTTTCATTTTTCCAGGTATGCCTTCCGCTCTATTATGACCGTAAGGGAACCGAGCTCACCAAAAAACGGATGGTGTGGGGGTACAAGAAGCTTTCAAAGGAATTACGCAGGAAGGTTTCCGAAATCGAGTTTCTCGATGAGGAGCTCCGAAACCTCGTCGAGGAGACGGTCGGATTCGGGGAAGGATAGGAGTGCGTTTTTCCGGTTTAT is part of the bacterium genome and encodes:
- a CDS encoding DEAD/DEAH box helicase, with product MHSDHFKNLSLNEPILRALSEQGYQNPTPVQQAAIPEVLAGNDLLATAQTGTGKTAAFALPMLQILHEQEPGGSRHIRALILTPTRELALQIEESLRTYGRYLKLRTTVVLGGVPAASQIRALRKNPDILVATPGRLLDLHNQGYIRLDRIKMLVLDEADRMLDMGFINDVRKIVSELPRDRQTLFFSATLTGEIANLASDMLRNPSKVEVSPAASVSVNIEQKVLFVEQMNKRELLAGILKDKNVSRALVFARTKHRADHLMRQLMNHGISADAIHSNKSQNARQRALSAFDHGKIKVLVATDIVSRGIDVEGISHVINYEMPEDPESYVHRIGRTARAGAAGIALSFCNAEEIKLLREIEKLTKCPLTAVIDHPFHSASIAALLERKSSSSIVPAMPGRPRGRRKTRQKNLMVRRGIR
- a CDS encoding DinB family protein codes for the protein MNWTELLKVETEHNYKVAEGLLDLVDNDRLDWKPSTGSNWMTTGQLIFHIVSACGAGFKGFVTGDWGFQPGTDADAIPPEEMLLPAEKLPKIGSIAEAKKLLREDRLLALDMLGKCSEKDLAEKIAPAPWDQEKTVLGHRLLQMVEHLGSHKSQLFYYLKLQGKPVHTGHLWGM
- a CDS encoding PAS domain S-box protein; the protein is MSVQSPNGKPRKDRTKAAMGNPRTPDRELSLFRELLEIVCKNRLPGETYPLLLAEISSFTGFPICFIELYDEKKQVMTFEAVYGIDSYTGTEAYKIPLDKTLSGEAVRTGKPVVGTRGEGTAWYASNLYKNIDIKTHICFPLLTDNHVTRVLHLAHCETVEYDSRFFEWFRTVAECIGLITDHVKMVERSREDREKLSSFIENSQFGIFRSSLDGRILYANKAITSIFGYSAEEALKITDSGHQLFIAPERRAEIINAIIHNTGKTTFETDFRKKDGTIFTVNLHITPIRDTDGNVLYLEGFVEDIGERKKAERALQESEKKYRLLFSEMINGFALCEIIIGPDGKPCDFRYLDVNPGYERQMGLERGKVVGKTGSELFPNNDPFWLDVYSRVALTGQPMSFERYGKIADKYFEVNAFCPEKGKFAITFTDITERHKVQAALRESEEKYRKLYNGMVVGFSLLDVIPGREDSHDGYIFIEVNPGFERSTGIEAKNVVGRTAGEVFPKAHHEWVEHFKNVLATGMLEHFEIMAESLKRFYDVTAFKMENRLAVTFSDISERKIAEDALRESESRYRILFESAGDVIVIHDYDGRILDINRMAGEKLGYGYDDLISMSVWDLSAEGELRYGGLEEQLISKGYVFYEWECIRQDGKEISFEVNARLIEFRGIKAVLGIARDITQRKLLEKQYVQAQKMEVMARLAGGVAHDFNNVLTAILGYADLAALELSEENPAYDDISEMKKTAERAISLTRQLLAFSRHQMIEPKVINVNTVISNMDSMLRRLIGEDVELLTIPKQNLWAVKIDPGQLEQVLTNLVINARDAMTNGGTVIIETDNILLDGEYANTHAEVVPGEYVQITVSDTGMGMNEEVMSQIFEPFYTTKEKDKGTGLGLSTCYGIVKQNKGHIFVYSEVGLGSTFKVYLPRAEGVPENDGNLSDMHFLPGGKETILIVEDESSVRKMVARILSDLGYTIIEASNGEEALDVAGQHSLEKINLLLTDVVMPQMGGIELSENIRRLNPSMKILFVSGYTGDTMFQRRFFEGDIQFLQKPFSVDKLATKIREILDS
- the rsgA gene encoding ribosome small subunit-dependent GTPase A, with product MELKNLGFSSWFMERYGDSRQDGYSFARVIAVNKSNYVIRNEKAEITAEVTGKIIYGAESNLDFPATGDWVRVQYFDDDSFAVIHEILPRKSLLKRKMAGKKIDYQLIASNIDTAFIVQTNDFDFNIPRLERYLTMVHESDIKPVIVLSKRDLISPEQLERNIAAIRSMNHDYEIFAFSNKTGEGLNELKGSIRAGETYCLLGSSGVGKTTLINSIIGQDVYATSEVSKKDGKGRHITSRRQLIVLDRGGMIIDTPGMRELGNFGVDTGINETFGDIVALTETCRFKNCTHISEPGCSVLEAVEKGELSAKRYQNYMKLRKESEYYEMSYLDKRKKDKKFGKFCKDALKNLKKARSLDY
- a CDS encoding CPBP family intramembrane metalloprotease; amino-acid sequence: MAPDVKKILTFVGLTYLFCWLLIGVYAISGGEWVSGKTAPVALLFSWIPGLVAIGLQKYLYKDREPVMSRLSIRFRPNRWFFVAAAIPAVAALATNEVGLMLPWHEYSPDMAGFYRMLEKTLSPEKIEQVRMFYDRLPFSVFWFSFVTGIVGGVTISALFTLGEEIGWRGFVQKQFSALGFWKSSLLTGFLWGVWYVPTVLMGQYYDDHRGYGAGMMIVFCLLLAPLLNYIRLKSGSVAAASIFHGTLKSLVAVPMIMVEGGNDLTLGFTGLAGFIVLFVANLLVAGFDRFVSDQPVIFPVAEAADEVANESGEEEEKTS
- a CDS encoding VOC family protein: MVRAHLDHIVIAAETLEQGVEYVGGILGVEPYGGGKHVAQGTHNKVLRLDDKRYLEVIAIDPEGRKPDFPRWFDLDSARLRSELKIKPRLITWVARTDDIDGLLGQCPLSLGSVRPMSRGQLNWKITCTKDGSMPGGGVIPPIIQWDTPIHPTANMNDSGCSLIRLEGFHTDTEYITKILQSLGLENDITINRVSTTNGIGMRAHIETPGGIKVL
- a CDS encoding ACT domain-containing protein, with amino-acid sequence MTGERELSRLLAAMKPELRDGEFVFCAVTPEALEELCIEPVGWFREREGITLIVERNAADSAGLKYGCVMRMITLTVHSVLEAVGFLAAITKRLAEAGISVNPVSAFYHDHLFVPSEKAPAALKMLDELMSGAGQPEDKPVT
- a CDS encoding inositol-3-phosphate synthase, with the protein product MEKIRIAITGIGNCASSLIQGISYYKDKKEEDVTGLMHWNLGGYKPCDIEVVAALDIDKRKVGKDVNEAIFSLPNNTKVFCGNIPKTGVAVQMGRVLDGVSPHMRNYDDKYTFVVSDKKEPSKKDVVRILKESKAEMLLNYLPVGSEEAVKFYAECALEAEIGFQNNMPVFIASNTEWAAKFKAKNIPIIGDDIKAQLGATITHRVLADLFNKRGVKLDRTYQLNTGGNTDFLNMLNSERLKSKRVSKTEAVQSVLGKRLDPENIHIGPSDFVPWQKDNKVCFLRMEGRLFGDVPMNLELRLSVEDSPNSAGVGIDAIRCLKLALNRGKGGVLYSPSSFFMKHPPKQYTDEEAYRMTEDFIAGKRED